A window of Roseobacter fucihabitans genomic DNA:
GAAGAATGCCAAGCACGGCCAGCAATGGATCAACACGCTGCGCGACTATGCCTTTCCCAAGATTGGCCGCATGCCGATTGACAGTGTTGATCAGCCCGAAGTGATGATGTGCCTTGCCCCGATCTGGACGGACAAACACGAAACCGCGAAACGGTTGGCGCAGCGGATCAAGACTGTGCTGGACGTGGCGCGCTCCAAGGGCTTCCGGTCTGGCGAGAACCCCGTCACGGCGATCAAGGACGCGCAGGCGCTCCCCAAGGTTAAAGCTAAGGTCCAGCACCACAAGGCGATGCAGTGGCGCGACGTGCCAGCGTTTTACGCTAATCTGAAAATCCGCAAGGCGATGGCCGCCAAGGCGCTGATGTTCACCTGCCTGACTGGGTCGCGCACGGGTGAAGTGCTGGGGATGCAATGGGCTGAGGTTGATCTGGATGCGCGCGTGTGGACCTGTCCGGCGGAGCGCATGAAAACGGGTGCCGATCACCGCGTCCCGTTGACGGATGAAATGCTGTCGATCATCGAACCGCTGCGCGCGATGCAGTCCGACTATGTGTTTGAGGGCCAGAAACGCCATAGGCCATTGTCGAACATGTCGATGCTGATGCTCTTACGTCGGATGCAGGTGGAAGGCGTCACGGTGCACGGTTTTCGCTCAACCTTCCGCGATTGGGCGTCAGAAGTCGCAAATGTGCCGCGTGAGGTGGCGGAGATGAGCCTTGCCCATCAAGTTGGATCAGATGTGGAACGGGCCTATGCACGGTCTGACCTGCTGGACAAGCGGCGGGAGTTGATGGAGCGTTGGTCAAAT
This region includes:
- a CDS encoding site-specific integrase — translated: MAKTGLNPRFNAKRDIPTFEEFAKQVHIDRMPTWKNAKHGQQWINTLRDYAFPKIGRMPIDSVDQPEVMMCLAPIWTDKHETAKRLAQRIKTVLDVARSKGFRSGENPVTAIKDAQALPKVKAKVQHHKAMQWRDVPAFYANLKIRKAMAAKALMFTCLTGSRTGEVLGMQWAEVDLDARVWTCPAERMKTGADHRVPLTDEMLSIIEPLRAMQSDYVFEGQKRHRPLSNMSMLMLLRRMQVEGVTVHGFRSTFRDWASEVANVPREVAEMSLAHQVGSDVERAYARSDLLDKRRELMERWSNFVSNTQAKVIELHKVR